From one Neovison vison isolate M4711 chromosome 1, ASM_NN_V1, whole genome shotgun sequence genomic stretch:
- the LOC122909124 gene encoding LOW QUALITY PROTEIN: glutathione S-transferase-like (The sequence of the model RefSeq protein was modified relative to this genomic sequence to represent the inferred CDS: substituted 2 bases at 2 genomic stop codons), whose amino-acid sequence MLQEEKLEALSMAGKPKLHYFNGRGQMESVRWLLAAAGVEFEEELFETREEFERLIQGGTLMYEQVPMVQIDGMNLVETRAILXYLATKXNLYGRNLQEQAWIDMFVEGLRDLSDMIMFFPLSLPGEKEMNLDYILGKATTRFFPVYENALRDHGQDFLVGDRLSWADIQLLEVILMAEECKASVLAGFPLLQKRLEG is encoded by the exons ATGCTACAGGAGGAAAAGCTG GAAGCCTTAAGCATGGCAGGGAAACCCAAGCTTCACTACTTCAATGGCCGAGGACAAATGGAGTCCGTCCGGTGGCTCTTGGCCGCAGCAGGAGTAGAG TTTGAAGAAGAACTTTTTGAAACAcgtgaagaatttgagagattaATCcaag GTGGAACCCTGATGTATGAACAAGTGCCCATGGTCCAAATCGATGGAATGAATTTGGTAGAAACCAGAGCTATCCTATGATACCTAGCTACAaaataaaacttgtatggaaGGAACCTACAGGAACAAGCCTG GATTGACATGTTTGTAGAGGGCTTGAGGGACCTGAGCGACATGATTATGTTctttccactctccctgcctggaGAAAAGGAGATGAATCTTGACTACATCCTTGGAAAAGCCACTACAAGATTCTTCCCTGTCTATGAGAAC GCACTCAGAGACCATGGGCAAGATTTCCTCGTGGGCGATCGGCTGAGCTGGGCTGATATACAGCTCCTTGAAGTCATCTTAATGGCAGAAGAGTGCAAAGCCAGTGTCCTAGCAGGCTTCCCTCTGCTACAG